ccatctaccaaaaaatatttattacaaacattatctgccaatcagaagaccatataacttcagtgttatacagaaagctctcccctaaatgggcggtccctgatgacgtatatttatttactgaatttacccctataagagacttctttacttcttttccatctttttttgtaataaacatgtaatgtatccaattttcaagttccagtttcaatacaaccttcaaaaatgctgaatttgtaaagatagagcaaaatttatactacagcccatactgcggccaatgtatatttggtatatacagttgggcattgactgtttttaaaagaatggtgtaaaatactatgtttaataaatatgaattgttttctgtgtttgctttgagtagtattgcaagtacatctagaaactaaagtcttggtgtactcttagttagtttttttccttatatggaagtgtttggttaaataccatgaaaagaccacaaaaagacttttcaaaggtttttttaagcagtttcataccaaataaaacaacaattatgtttcattatactaaatctgtgttttaattacttgtaaatttcacaaaatgtcattgacaatcactctgcagaaattcctgtaacccggacatcaggatgggttcttcgccaaaactagacagctagaactgaagtagaaaaaagtgccaaatatgaaaaaataagattaggtatgaccaaaatttacatttggaagattgaagtaacaatttaaagtatttaaaagcaataatttaacttaaaaatccaattacaaacattttaacacttgtttcatagatgacggacctgttatcatgaaaacttgtctagtatattctttaaataaagaaacgcaaagcgttatgtaaaaataaatgaataccttcatgcggtcagattattcgagtgttaaaatactagaaaagtgcttatttaccacttgttctacaacttaacatggggaacacatctaaaaaaaacactccgtcaaagggaggtaatccattttttcatatgattttatacattatgagaagaaatatgtgtaaaatgtgatgtaaatggggagaatattcatgcctttcattgatatcataactctcaagtgtaatttctattgtttctttcaatctggacacaaaactgatttttaaaatatacttcatgcttctctcactgtacactgagtgcatcctggatagccgcagttaaagatagaaatttgtgtaaaaaacagctttaaatggttccaaaatccttcctttacatgaacatttacaggaaatgagttttgtgattattgtgtggccttggacaagtacagtgaaaaagtgcatattttcctataggggtaaattcagtaaaaaatgtcccattgactttaatgctaatctatgtgtggaaataaatttatacctgatttacctttaaaaattaaaatctttcatatatcattcatgaaagtacaaatgtagccctatcttttgcaacaataaaaacatagggtcatgcggcatttttgggcattcacatggccttgtttacaaacaatgtagattcgcactgaattcccatacagacccccattacttttcaaccctgaagggaaaaaaattagtacattcagcatttattttttaatttttttcaactctagttttgatccatctaccaaaaaatatttattacaaacattatctgccaatcagaagaccatataacttcagtgttatacagaaagctctcccctaaatgggcggtccctgatgacgtatatttatttactgaatttacccctacaAAGTCAAAGAACACGATCACGTGACTGGGTCCATTCGGGGCATTTCTTGTAATAACTGTAATTTACAGATCAAAATACCGAAATTTATACCTGTtgttattcaaaatttgaaaggATTTGATGCAAATCTCATCATGAGTAAAATAGGGAAGTTTAAGGAACAAGACATCACTGTTATTccacacaacaaagaaaaatatatgtcATTTTCTATAGGAAATCTTCGTTTTATCGattctttgcaatttttaaacAGTTCACTAGCAACTTTAACAAAAAATCTAGCTGACGAAGGACAAAAACATTTCAATTACTTATCTAAAACTTTTCCGGATCCAGATGTATTTTCTCTATTGCTACGAAAAGGAGTATTCCCCTATGATTATGTCGATACCGAGCAGAAATTGGAAAAACCTTGTTTACCATccaaagaagatttttttaacaaattaggAGACACTCACATATCTGATGAAGATTATCAATTTGCGCAAACAGTGTGGGACAAACTGAAAGTAAAAACATTAGGGGAATACTCCGATGTGTATCTTAAAATGGATGTAGCTCTATTGGCAgatgtttttgaaaaatttagagACATTTCTTTACACGACTATGATTTGGATCCGTGTCATTATTTCACCACCCCCGGATTTAGTTGGAGTGCCATGTTGAAGAAAACTGGAATTGTACTCGATTTAATCACTGATATAgatatgatgttgtttgtagagaAGGGAATACGAGGCGGTGTATCTAGTATTTTTCATCGATATGCTAAAGCAAACAATCCATACTTATTCGATACGTATGAACCAACTGAACCTACTTCCTATTTATCTTATTTAGACGCAAACAATTTATACGGTTGGAGCATGTCTCAATGTCTCCCGTATGGTCACTTCAACTGGCTTACCGAGGAGGAGAAAATAAAATTAGATATCACAAAATTAAAAGCTGACGGTTCAGACGGATACATTTTCGAAGTTGACCTTGAATATCCTACGTCACTTCATTCTTCTCATTCGGATTTTCCCTTAGCTCCAGAAAGAAAGCATATTCAAGTAGAACATTTATCTCCGTATTCAAAGGAATTATTGCAAAATTTAACTGGAAAACAATGTTTAACAAAGATTGAAAAACTCGTTCCTAACCTATACGACAAGGAAAAGTACATAGTGCATTATAGAAACTTACAACTATACGTAGAGTTAGGATTGAAGATCAAAAAGATACATAGAGTACTCAAGTTTAAACAATGTCCCTGGTTGAAGAAGTATATAGACTTTAACacagaaaaaaggaaaaatgcaaagaatgaatttgaaaaatgtttatataagctgatgaataattcaatttttggtCGAACTCTCCTCAATACACGCAAGCATAAAGATGTAAAACTTTGTTACACGGAAGAGAAACTTAACAAAGAAACAGCGAAACCATCCTACGCAtcttgcaaaatcaaatgaaaatatttaacgAAAATTTGGTGGCAGTAGAGAAAAAACGTGTGAATGTTTTAATGAAACAACCAATATATGTAGGTTTTTGCATTTTAGACTTATCCAAGTTTTTGATGTACGATTTTCATTATAACCATATGAAATCTCTGTATGGTGATAAAATTCGTGTGTGTTTTTCTGATACTGATAGCTTTTTATATCACGTTGAAACGGAAGATGTGTATGAAGATATGCATCAATATCAAGATATGTACGATACGAGTGATTATCCACCAGAACATTTTTTACATGATATcgaaaataaaaaagtaataggTAAATTCAAGGATGAAACAAGTGGAACCCCAATAAGTGAATTTGTTGGACTGAGATCGAAGATgtattcattttcttttgaagGTGGAGAAAAGCATACTGCAAAAGGAGTAACAAAAACTGCATCCAGAAAACTTAAAcatgaaatgtataaaaattgtctTTTCGATAAAACTGTTACACGTTCTGAAATGAATATTATAAGAAGCGAAAGCCATGTTTTATATTCcaaaactattaataaaaaatCATTAGTTCCTTTTGATGATAAAAGATGGATTTTAAATGATGGTGTGACAACGAGAGCCTTTGGACATAAAGATAACATATAAACATTCATCATGTAAAACGTTTAAAGACATTTCAAAtcttatttgttattttctatttgttataaCTATTTCGTATTTGTgatattattttgttgatttttttttttctaaatcaagatTTGTGGTGATTTAAATACTAATTTAACATATATTGAGGGATGttattatttgttcatttgagggttattgtttatatgtatttaattataaatttaaatattcattaattttttttttgggggggggggtttgtttgttttgttttgttttgttttttctttttgtatttataaCAAGAGAACGAAGTGggggattttttttgtatatcaaaatttgtggtgatttaaatatgatttttacatATAGTGAGGGAGATTGTAGATGcatcatattttttattaaaacttaGTGTATATAGTTTTCAATAGTATGTTTGAGGGTAATTGGGTTACTTTTTTcatgtattgtatttttacatatatattttctttcttcctgttttttttttttttttttttttttgcatcctgtctgattgaaataaaacataatgtatcAATGAACGCAGttgtttgttttcgtttatttgaatatatttattagtaaaacacacattacaaaaaagatagatgtacacaataaaaacaaacagttaTAGTCATGATAAGTTCAATTTACATGGAAATGTTAGTGTTCAATCTTTATTTGTCGATTCTCAGTTATTTCAAAATATCCATAGTTTTCAGCTAAAATCAGTAAGGCAGCTGTTTCTGGTAATGGAGTACCGAACTGACATTCCAATCGTATTTTTCCCTGCTTCAGTAGTGAAAGATATTTGGTATCCGAAAAGAATGGTTCTAAGTTGAAGCATAGAAGTGTATATCCATTGTTGAATTCAGCCCGTGTTATTTCATTCCCCGTATCCAACATCCACTTTCCTCGTGTTTCGAACATTTTTACATAAGGAGAAACGTTCGTTGCACCACTATTCTCGTTGAAATCAAGTTTGAGTGGTATGCCATCAACTGGTATTCCGTCACAAAACAAAGTCACCTGTTTTAAATCATAATTCATAAAGTTGAATGGGTTTTTTGTATATGCTCCAGACATAGCAGTTGAAGAAACCATTCCGAGCACAATACTTTTCGGTTTCACATCTTGGAAAACATTTTCTACGATTAACGAGGTGCTTCCTTGCATGATTGTAAAATTTTTCATCATAGTTTTTGTGAAAGGATACTTAGCATTTGTTGTCTTTAAAGCTTCTGAATGAGCGACAATTATAGCTGGGTTAGGTCTGATCTTGCAAAGCTTGATCACGACATCTTCCAAAGAAATATGGTAGTTGGTGTCAATTTCTCCAGACATCAAACAAAAACTTGGATCGTTGCGGTATAGTTTTAGTTTAAGGGATAACATATTTAACAGGTATCTATCCATCTCAAAGATATCGGAAAAAATTGGTCCCTCCATTTCTAATGTTTTTGAATTAGAAATAAATTTTCTGCGTTCATACAGTCCAGTGTTTGTCGATATTTCATCCATGTGACCATATCTATCTTTTAAGTATAAACTAGAAGATAATTGTGTACTCTTTGCGTCCTGGCCATACTGCAGTAacgttttcatcatacatttatACGGGTAATACGTATTACTAGACGTTACCATTTGTCCCTGTATATAAACATCCAATTGCGACCAAAGCGACTGTAAAAATAAGTTTACAGGTCCTACCGTATCGCCATCTTGTAAATCCTCACCATTTGCTTTTTTCACTTTTAATTTCACGTATAGTTTTGATCTTTTAAGATCAATATAGTCCATACCATTGTTTGCACATAGATCGAATTCTATAGGATTGTAAGCGGTTATTTGACTAACAGGTCTGCATTCCTCGTATGTTATACTTTCAACACCTACTTGGTATGGGGGTATCTCAAAAATCTGTAACTCTGACGGTTGTGCTTCAATAAAATTCTCTTTTGTTAACAAGGACATTATGTTGAAAATATATCCCCTTTAtgttttttaacagttttatcTTTTTTCGATTTCTTCGGCTTCTTTTCACCTCCTCTGCTTTGTGGCGAATGATGATATTTTCTCTTTCTGTCCGTTTTATTTATACTCTCATCGTCAATTTTTATCTCTTCTTTTGCTTGATTTACAATTTGTTCACTAGGTGACACTAAACGcacaacaaaattgttttctttttctgcaCGAATTGGATAAGATTTATTCGAAATTGGTATCATAAATGATCCCGATTGCGATCCTTTGTTATATCCAGATTTCATATGATTTACGTAAGCATTTGATTGACCACTAACTACATTCTGATAATATCTTGTCCATTGATTAACATTAGGAATGTACATTTTATCAGTATTTGTCATATCTGCGCTAAAATAAGCTTGGTATAAATTGTAGTGTAAACGACAAATTATTCTTCAAAAATGAAGCGTTTTCTCCGTGTTCGTCTTTTATAAGAAATTCTAAGACTTGAATTTCGTTTTTCTTTACTGGTAAATATattggaaaagaaaaaatataattccaTGTACTCATATCCGTGGGAAATATTCTTCTCAAAAGTGAATATTGTATATTAGGGAAAACATTTACTCCACTGCATACATCACAAAACAAGTATAATTGATGATTGttcttttttgtaactttttgatCAATGTAAAAATCTAATATTCCCAGTTTCCATTCACCTTGTAAGTGTAAAACTTCATTTAAACACACTTTGAACTTGAACGGTGAATTATTAGGGTAATATGCATCTGATTGATCACTTCGAATGAAAATTATATGTTCCATTATGATAAAGATTGAATTTGTTCTGCTGGTATGTATTCGTCATACGAAGGAGGCCACCCTTGAAAACGAACCAAGTACTCAGTTTTTCCtcgtctttttcttttctttataattttttcaattatCCAAAGACTATTTTCATCTTTCTCTACTCTTTGGAGCTCACTATCATAAAAGGTCCCCCTTATAAATTcatctccttttatatttgaaagcCTGTAAAGATCAATATTTTGTTGTCTGAATCTTTGCACCACTTTGAATATCTCTTCCGTCCATCTTTGGCTATAGGATCGATCAAAAATATGAGCAATATTTGACAGTCGAACTAAAGACCCgattttgtatttgaattgttttttcctccgtttctttttgtttgtttgtacttttatttcttttggtTTCTTCTCTGTTTTACTTAAATACATTTTCCCCCAGATATCACTTTCGTTGACAGAATTAACATCTTTAGgtgcaatgttttgtaaacttCTATGTGGAGTACCATTATagctttttgcaaaattttgcaaGTTGTTAATATATCTGTGAGTTCTATTCTTTGTGAAAAAGCGaaaaattttattctttatagtTTGTAGGACCCTTTCAGCATAATTTGCATGAAGTTCATTTTGAGCCGAAAAATGTCGGACACCGTTACTTTTAAATAACGATTGTGTCTTTTTTGCTAGAAATTCTTGTCCCTTATCTGTTCGAATTTTTTCTGGTTTTACCtcagtgaaaatctttttaaATGCAGAGGTGACTTCCTCTCccgttttatttttcaatggttGTAACCAAAGATAGcgtgaaaaacaatcaacaacaaCTAATAcgtatttgaaattttcattttcttttgaaaattgttttaggTCCATTAAATCAGCATCCCACAAATTATTCATCCCCGTAGTGTAAACTCTTATTCTTTTAAAAGAACGACGAGGTGTTTTTTGTAAACTGTAATTATCTTGTGAATTTAACCACCGTCTTATTTTATATCTTCCAACTTTTTTGCCCTCTGCATTTACAATGTGATATAGTTTTTCGGCAGAAGCATATGAAGCTGGTCCTCCAACGTCATAATAGTATTTACTCAGGAGAGAATCTAGTTCCTCATTCATACTCAGGTTATTTTGATAAGATGTTACTTCTAACAACTACAAGAGTCTTATTAAAAGTAATCATAAGAATAGTTTTTAtagggttttttttatcaaatcaaagtGTATAATATTGGGGTTGtacctgaaaatgaaaaaaaaatatatattatgttttttttttgtacattgaaagtatttttgttgttgtttttttttattgtttttttctgctgtttttttttaatgatttattttttacattaaagtATATGGAACAACTCAAGTTAGTTTTTAGATTGTAACatggaaataaaattaaaagaaaaaccaaaaaacacttttttatccatctttattttgacatagaaaataacatattttatcaattgttCATTAGTAATGATGCTATAGTTTGAATCTTTTCCATTTTAGTTTAGGTTTTTCTTCAAACAGTCTCGAGAACAAAAAGTTTATTAATCTTCCTCTTCTTATTTTTCTCTGGTTCACTTTCAGCTAATTGTTCATTTTCCTCTGTTGTTTGTATATCAGATTGAACCAGTTGTTTTCTCATTCTATTTGAAATTAGTCCCATAGGTATgtgaatatttttaagaaaatcataaaatatttcatttccaCTTGGTAGTTGTTTGCATCCATAAGGAATGACAACATCCCGCAATAAGTCAACAATATGAGAGTTTGGTACAGTTTCGTTGTTGATCTTAACTTTTCCATGTTTGTTCCAACTTATTGTAGACTGACTCTGAAGAAATTGCAATAGTGTTTTTGCCTTTTCTCTGTATTTCACTGGTATGGTTAACTCGATCAAAGTGTTCAAATCATCTGAActatctttttctgttttaatatcCTCCTGGGGTGAAATTTCTTCCTTAGCACTAGTTTGTTTATCGCTTTCAGTGTTTTCTGTTCGTATTATACTTTCATATCTATGTTTTGGCAGAAGAATCATTTCTTTCGTCATTTTGAAATTGTATCAAGTATTGGTTTAACAATGATAGAAATAATGTTACGATATTTaagtaacaatttttttctttgaatacgTGTTGTCTCTCTATCTGTTATTTTCCGAATAATGTTTTTATATCTCATGAGTTTCTTTTTATCTGATTGACTAAGCGGAAATACCCCACataacacatttaaaaaacattCAACTAAAAGTTGAAATTGTTTATCGTtcatggtcttcaacaatgcaATTTTCTGTTCTTCCTCACATGAAATTAAAAGTGATAAAAAATGTACATgggctaaataaaggcaacagtagtataccgctgttcaaaactcacaaatccatggacaaaaaacaaaatcgggataacaaaccaaaaccgagggaaacgcattaaatataagaggagaacaacgacataacactaaaatgtaacacatatagacaaaatcccacgagaataacaaatataacatatatatataacatcaaaaccaaatacatgaatttgggatagacaagtaccgtgacacgtcttatcgcaatgtgaatttacactcaaaaataagagaaaacaaacgacacaacgttataatgtaatacacacagaaacgaactataatataacaatgaccatattcctgacttggtacagggcatttttaaaggaaaaaatggtgggttgaacctggttttgtggcatgccaaacctcgcacttttatggccatgtgaaatataacatcaaaatgacaacacaggactacaatataaataaattggagaacacaattgacaaagaatcacacgaacaacagccaacaaaaggcaacaagttcaaaattttaatacgccagaagtgtattttgtccacacaagacctatgtgtgacgtacagatacaaaagtttgaaagccgaaacgagtacaaagttgaacagcatcgaggaccaaaagatcaaaaaggttgtgccaaaaacggcaagggttttccgttaagttaccagaaaatccctataatttagagtaatttatacttttgcaaacagtaaatttaataaaatgaatattcaaaagatgtacatgataaagctgaagtattaactaattacaggaaacaactgaaatacatttacataaccagacatttgaaacacaaaagtagacacatccgaatacgtttaaacctctacgccaagtgacgtcctatttgaaactgaaaaatgacgaaaaaatgacgtcattagaattagtaaaacagagcatcaaaaaatgaaaaatgacgaaaaaatgacgtcattagaattaggattaatttaagattatatatttgaactaaatactgatattgcatttaataacaaagcacattttaattcttattaatataaaactgaggtagcaattaactatattataaaactatgtcaggtttgttatgaatctaacttcaaacgtaaaatatcgtactgattactttgaacgaaatcaaatctgataaatgaaggcggtgattaattttctttaccataacacagaaatataatagaaaagacgtcaacacatttgacaaaatccgatgagaattacaaatataacattaaacttGTTTACTCATTTCGGAACGAAAATTACTGGATCTTCTCCTTTGAAAATTTTTGttctcaataaatattttttatctgtgTGTGTTgacaaatcaataataatataTCCATATATTAAAGAAACTGCTTTTTCATAAGCTGACATGAAATAGTCTAATTGACCTGGGAGAATCTGCCTTCCTAATACTGATAACTGGTGTTTGTCACGTTGGTTTTTAAGACAGATTATGTATGTCGCATGTAACGAAATAGTACGAATGCATTTTCCAGGAGGGAAAAGATTTTGCATCAAAAACAAAACTGATATGTTACAATGATGAGATTTAACggtaaaaagatttaaaacatcACTAGAGTTTGCAGCTTGACACAATAAATCATCAAGACAAAGAATCATATGTTCTTTATTTTCTGACCATTTATCAATTTCCTCACTAGTTGGTAAACCTTCGTGAAAAGttatgttttcaattttcctctcCATCTCTGAAAACAAATCCTGATATGCAGAGTAGCAATAAATGGTTTTCTTTGGTGTTTTTGTAAATAGGTATTCAGATTGAGCTAGTATTTTATATGTAAGCATGGTTTTTCCTGACTGAGTAGGTCCAACTATTTGTATACAACACGGTGACTGAAATGGTAAAAGCACTTTCTCCTGGTCTTCacacattgtttttttgtttgtttgtttgttgtctaCACCTTAATTGTCTTATGTCGTTGTGTTTATTTTTCGagatatgtgtttgttttatacACTGATGTTTCTaattattttggtttattttatgTGACAAATAAATATACCACCAGAGAGTGAAACAAGAATCAAAATACATCACcatcaagaaaaaaaaagaaacaaaatacataaccagactagtatctcaattgtttgtaaaacaattgaaaggtctttcctttaAAAGTCATGTTTTCGTTATGTACTTTGTAcaacctttcgtttgatatacgacaagcataccttctcaaacttttcgctttttacgcttaatgacctcatccgcctacatttttgagataggaagtatgatatatgtaacacatggtcgatgagctttcatttgatatgcgacaacgccatgttctaaaaagtttgatttttgcacttaataaccccatccaaccaatttttggacgtttgggaatttgatatttcaaatgtacacatcatgacctttcctttgatatacaacaaccctatcgtaaaagaaaatttattttttgcactcaatgaccccatccaaccaatttttgggggacgtcaatttgaaatttgaaatgtacgctttatgttcttgcatttgatatgcgacaaccttaccatctgagaagtttgaatttttgaactAAATAACCCCACCCTTCcacctgggatgaaaaagaggtttaaaattttcatttttaagtagagtttattgagaccttcaatttgatatatgagatgaccccatttgacaaagtgccaaaaatgatgcaatatcaatgatataaatagaagttatgaaagtcaatgcaaaacatgaaaatttcaaaatgattttttggtgtttttttctatggaatgtttttggtatttggtcaaacaaaTAACTATGtgaacctcttcaatttcttaaacattttaagtggtaagctgttgttgattcagaaatacatgccgccgctcgcaaaattttaaactgcattatctctaaaacgacaatagatatctcaaatctgttaaatggtaaatgatctacagttaaaggacaacattatagaaaaagaattgggacaatttcaaagttcaccaaggtcacaattaatcatcaaatatatgatgcaatacaaaacttgagaaccggaagtcgtagagacatgggactatcaccaatcaactcaggaccacttgacctttcaaatatcacaaggtcaaggtcatagtataatgtgaaggtcaagatgaaatttcatcatgacctgacattgacctcaaattgaaggtcttgaactactgatcatctttgcagtttatagtaggttgatatttgttatctttaaaaagatatacacacaatactatacttttaagaatcatcccgtcataacttttgaacagacagtcggactcttttgaggTCGTGTATAAAATGTAGAACTCGTCGAgtggaacattttatacgctgtaagtatgcagcaaactcttatcgttttcttaatatgaaagcttgaaattgcagcgtaatttttttttgcactcggtgacctttgaccttgggtgcaaattaaaggtcacatgaacgtaagattattggtgtaggtcccaagtctttacgacttccggttctcgagatacaatttttcaaaaattgtgtatattttttcaagggaaaaaactccttataagggttaacaacaaaatgattgtatatgttaattaacattgccatctggtcttgtacatgttgccgttttcaaatggattctatcttgaatactttttgagaaaaatgcaaaagaaagaaattgcgtCAAGaggacataactctcatagggaatgatgaaatccttagcagcctcatatggtaacacatcatgatgagatctaacttttgttcaaataaggtcatgatatctttaaaaacaacgaggggggggccatgttgaaaaaaatcaataaaagggagataacttctaaaggggatgatgaaatcctacacagcctcatctggtaatacctCATGATGAGATCtatcgatggtccatatttggtcttggtGACATCAATAGAAACGGGGGGAGggcatttagaaaaaatgttggaaaaaaaaacattagaactagtatctcaattgtttgtaaaacaattgaaagg
This sequence is a window from Mytilus edulis chromosome 1, xbMytEdul2.2, whole genome shotgun sequence. Protein-coding genes within it:
- the LOC139501107 gene encoding uncharacterized protein; this translates as MSKIGKFKEQDITVIPHNKEKYMSFSIGNLRFIDSLQFLNSSLATLTKNLADEGQKHFNYLSKTFPDPDVFSLLLRKGVFPYDYVDTEQKLEKPCLPSKEDFFNKLGDTHISDEDYQFAQTVWDKLKVKTLGEYSDVYLKMDVALLADVFEKFRDISLHDYDLDPCHYFTTPGFSWSAMLKKTGIVLDLITDIDMMLFVEKGIRGGVSSIFHRYAKANNPYLFDTYEPTEPTSYLSYLDANNLYGWSMSQCLPYGHFNWLTEEEKIKLDITKLKADGSDGYIFEVDLEYPTSLHSSHSDFPLAPERKHIQVEHLSPYSKELLQNLTGKQCLTKIEKLVPNLYDKEKYIVHYRNLQLYVELGLKIKKIHRVLKFKQCPWLKKYIDFNTEKRKNAKNEFEKCLYKLMNNSIFGRTLLNTRKHKDVKLCYTEEKLNKETAKPSYASCKIK
- the LOC139501203 gene encoding uncharacterized protein F54H12.2-like gives rise to the protein MSLLTKENFIEAQPSELQIFEIPPYQVGVESITYEECRPVSQITAYNPIEFDLCANNGMDYIDLKRSKLYVKLKVKKANGEDLQDGDTVGPVNLFLQSLWSQLDVYIQGQMVTSSNTYYPYKCMMKTLLQYGQDAKSTQLSSSLYLKDRYGHMDEISTNTGLYERRKFISNSKTLEMEGPIFSDIFEMDRYLLNMLSLKLKLYRNDPSFCLMSGEIDTNYHISLEDVVIKLCKIRPNPAIIVAHSEALKTTNAKYPFTKTMMKNFTIMQGSTSLIVENVFQDVKPKSIVLGMVSSTAMSGAYTKNPFNFMNYDLKQVTLFCDGIPVDGIPLKLDFNENSGATNVSPYVKMFETRGKWMLDTGNEITRAEFNNGYTLLCFNLEPFFSDTKYLSLLKQGKIRLECQFGTPLPETAALLILAENYGYFEITENRQIKIEH
- the LOC139501278 gene encoding uncharacterized protein, producing MNEELDSLLSKYYYDVGGPASYASAEKLYHIVNAEGKKVGRYKIRRWLNSQDNYSLQKTPRRSFKRIRVYTTGMNNLWDADLMDLKQFSKENENFKYVLVVVDCFSRYLWLQPLKNKTGEEVTSAFKKIFTEVKPEKIRTDKGQEFLAKKTQSLFKSNGVRHFSAQNELHANYAERVLQTIKNKIFRFFTKNRTHRYINNLQNFAKSYNGTPHRSLQNIAPKDVNSVNESDIWGKMYLSKTEKKPKEIKVQTNKKKRRKKQFKYKIGSLVRLSNIAHIFDRSYSQRWTEEIFKVVQRFRQQNIDLYRLSNIKGDEFIRGTFYDSELQRVEKDENSLWIIEKIIKKRKRRGKTEYLVRFQGWPPSYDEYIPAEQIQSLS